One Rubritalea squalenifaciens DSM 18772 genomic region harbors:
- a CDS encoding SHD1 domain-containing protein, producing the protein MLLRSKTYLLSLLLLSTQINAAPTEQRLWTASNGKTVNASITSIEGDKVVMKKDDGKTVKVPITIFIQEDQDFIHKHFEAEIAEASKPSGSDSQPATDLPHPQGEVVGPIEASNGAHYLLYLPKSLKQGRKAPLMFYTHSGGGNKNLLNTISEGAETCGWILAISVESKNKNDFQDNLKKCQSCLEHIYETLPVEKERTYFMGNSGGGATAFANSAENKCTGAMPNVGYIPDGHDPKGKDYFIIGGGKDYNRYTSAHANKKLGKKAIHRMHPGGHGVSPKWLMIDGMIWLQTRYLAREQKDHMDEAADFEVSMLSWINELKAKEPYRAYATAKLLLSEYEPTSKNKAAIESISDELGKEKTNVLYYEALQDINDLSEDVLSGFGSGSKMKHSDPKVIKAVDKLLKKYTGVPIIEDTLKAIADKTV; encoded by the coding sequence ATGCTTTTGCGCTCCAAAACCTACCTACTCTCGCTCCTCCTACTCTCTACCCAAATCAACGCCGCCCCCACTGAGCAACGCCTCTGGACGGCTTCCAACGGTAAAACTGTCAATGCCAGCATCACCTCCATTGAAGGGGATAAAGTCGTCATGAAGAAAGACGACGGCAAAACCGTCAAGGTTCCCATCACTATCTTCATCCAGGAAGACCAGGACTTCATCCACAAGCATTTCGAGGCCGAGATCGCTGAGGCCAGCAAGCCATCCGGCTCGGACTCACAACCCGCTACCGACCTCCCACACCCGCAAGGTGAAGTTGTCGGCCCGATCGAGGCAAGCAACGGAGCCCACTATTTGCTCTACTTGCCGAAGTCACTCAAGCAAGGCCGCAAGGCACCACTGATGTTCTACACCCACTCCGGCGGTGGAAACAAAAACCTCCTGAATACCATTTCCGAAGGAGCCGAAACCTGCGGCTGGATTCTCGCCATCTCCGTGGAATCCAAAAACAAGAACGACTTTCAGGACAACCTCAAGAAGTGCCAGTCCTGCCTCGAGCACATCTATGAAACTCTTCCTGTAGAGAAAGAACGCACCTACTTCATGGGCAACTCCGGCGGCGGTGCTACGGCCTTTGCCAACAGCGCCGAGAACAAATGCACAGGAGCCATGCCAAACGTCGGCTACATTCCGGATGGCCATGACCCCAAAGGCAAGGACTACTTCATCATCGGCGGCGGCAAGGATTACAACCGCTACACCTCTGCCCATGCCAACAAGAAACTAGGCAAGAAGGCCATTCACCGCATGCACCCCGGCGGCCACGGCGTCTCTCCGAAGTGGCTCATGATCGATGGCATGATCTGGCTGCAGACACGCTACCTCGCCCGGGAACAGAAAGACCACATGGACGAGGCTGCCGACTTTGAAGTTTCCATGCTCAGCTGGATCAACGAACTCAAGGCCAAGGAACCCTACCGGGCCTACGCCACAGCCAAGCTCTTGCTGTCTGAATACGAGCCCACCAGCAAAAACAAAGCCGCCATTGAGAGCATTTCAGATGAACTCGGCAAAGAGAAAACCAACGTCCTCTATTACGAGGCTCTGCAAGACATCAATGATCTCTCAGAGGACGTCCTCTCCGGCTTTGGCTCAGGATCTAAAATGAAACACAGTGACCCGAAAGTCATCAAGGCTGTAGACAAACTCCTGAAGAAATACACTGGAGTTCCCATCATCGAGGACACACTCAAAGCCATTGCTGACAAGACAGTCTAA
- the sufC gene encoding Fe-S cluster assembly ATPase SufC, whose protein sequence is MSIIIKDLHAKIGDTEIIKGLDLEIPKGQVHAIMGPNGSGKSTLSKIIAGHEDYEVTGGSITMDGEDLLEMEVDERSRAGVFLAFQYPMEIPGVSNANFIRAALSARLPEGEEIDAVAYYKDLYAKMDALEMDRKFTSRAVNEGFSGGEKKRNEILQMMMLDPKYCILDETDSGLDIDALKIVSKGVNMLRSEERGFLVITHYQRLLNYIKPDVVHVMFDGKIIKTGGPELALELEEKGYDHLTKPVTA, encoded by the coding sequence ATGTCCATCATCATCAAAGACCTTCACGCCAAGATCGGTGACACTGAGATCATCAAGGGCCTTGACCTGGAAATCCCTAAGGGCCAGGTGCACGCCATCATGGGTCCAAACGGTTCCGGTAAGTCCACCCTTTCCAAGATCATCGCTGGTCACGAAGACTACGAAGTCACTGGTGGTTCCATCACCATGGACGGTGAAGACCTCCTTGAGATGGAAGTAGACGAGCGCTCCCGCGCGGGTGTCTTCCTCGCCTTCCAGTACCCAATGGAAATCCCAGGTGTATCCAACGCCAACTTCATCCGCGCTGCCCTCTCCGCTCGCCTTCCAGAAGGTGAAGAAATCGACGCAGTAGCCTACTACAAGGACCTCTACGCGAAGATGGACGCACTGGAAATGGACCGCAAGTTCACTTCCCGCGCCGTCAACGAAGGCTTCTCTGGCGGTGAGAAGAAGCGTAACGAAATTCTCCAGATGATGATGCTCGATCCTAAGTACTGCATCCTCGATGAGACCGATTCCGGCCTCGATATCGATGCGCTCAAGATCGTTTCCAAAGGCGTCAACATGCTCCGCTCCGAAGAGCGCGGCTTCCTCGTCATCACCCACTACCAGCGCCTTCTCAACTACATCAAGCCAGACGTAGTACACGTGATGTTCGACGGTAAGATCATCAAGACCGGTGGCCCAGAGCTCGCCCTCGAACTCGAGGAAAAAGGCTACGACCACCTCACCAAGCCAGTGACTGCCTAA
- a CDS encoding LOG family protein, giving the protein MRCSIVRELDRLDDFLQQKGQLHCAVVQGLDFNGVEIDWQRLDCQGAVFLGCHFPVEVTAEFLAAKGALVFPKIPGLPYETYRNRLYSRAELMKGWTPLHDRSKDKIIYDHFVARGKGRPDILESLAQRLHDHAIDDALQDLLEGRVEEGGKKKVIGIMGGHSTARDDEYYKKVVRLARDLSKEGYFIASGGGPGTMEAANLGAWLKDVDDQGLEEVFAILAKSPRYTDEGYMEAAQDVLDLYPHGGSSLAVPTWFYGHEPTNLFSAHIAKYFSNSIREDGLLAIADQGVIFAPGSAGTTQEIFMDATQNHYVTFDEISPMIFLGVKRYTEETMLYPCIQNLSEGRKYAEYLLCTDEVAEAVQFIKDHPPIR; this is encoded by the coding sequence ATGAGATGTTCGATTGTTAGGGAGCTGGATAGGCTGGATGATTTTCTTCAACAGAAGGGGCAGTTGCACTGCGCCGTTGTGCAGGGGCTGGATTTCAATGGGGTTGAGATAGACTGGCAGCGCCTGGATTGTCAGGGAGCCGTGTTTCTAGGGTGTCATTTCCCGGTGGAGGTGACTGCAGAGTTTCTGGCGGCCAAAGGAGCTTTAGTATTTCCGAAGATTCCAGGCCTTCCCTATGAAACCTACCGTAACCGGCTCTACTCGCGTGCCGAGCTGATGAAGGGGTGGACTCCTCTGCATGACCGCAGTAAGGACAAGATCATCTATGATCACTTTGTAGCACGCGGAAAGGGGCGTCCGGATATTCTGGAGTCGCTCGCTCAGCGTTTGCACGACCATGCCATTGATGATGCTTTACAGGATCTGTTAGAGGGGCGCGTGGAAGAGGGTGGGAAGAAAAAGGTCATCGGCATCATGGGCGGGCATAGCACGGCGCGTGATGATGAGTATTATAAGAAGGTGGTCCGCTTGGCCAGAGACCTCAGTAAGGAGGGCTACTTCATCGCCAGTGGCGGTGGACCAGGAACGATGGAGGCGGCGAACCTTGGGGCCTGGTTGAAAGATGTGGATGATCAGGGCTTGGAGGAAGTCTTTGCCATTCTGGCGAAGTCTCCACGCTACACGGATGAGGGATACATGGAGGCAGCGCAGGATGTGCTGGATCTCTACCCGCACGGTGGCTCCAGCCTGGCTGTGCCAACCTGGTTCTATGGGCACGAACCTACCAACCTCTTCTCCGCGCACATCGCCAAGTATTTCTCCAATAGCATTCGCGAGGATGGTCTGTTAGCTATTGCGGATCAGGGAGTCATCTTTGCTCCGGGGAGTGCTGGCACTACCCAAGAGATATTCATGGATGCCACACAAAACCACTACGTGACTTTTGATGAGATCAGCCCGATGATTTTCCTTGGCGTCAAGCGCTACACGGAGGAGACCATGCTCTATCCATGTATCCAGAACCTCTCGGAAGGCAGGAAGTACGCTGAATACCTTCTCTGTACGGATGAGGTGGCAGAGGCGGTGCAGTTCATCAAAGACCACCCGCCTATCAGATAA
- a CDS encoding Fur family transcriptional regulator — MNHENHTLNIPGLRMTKQRQEVYRVLMEHRDHPTASEVFDRVQVRAPGTSLATVYNCLEALVEHGAVKQVNFERESSRYCPNLTEHGHFYDDATGRIHDIQFKKGVNLADFLDLPENATITNLDITLHGTISKK; from the coding sequence ATGAATCACGAAAATCACACACTAAACATCCCCGGCCTGCGCATGACCAAGCAGCGTCAGGAGGTTTACCGTGTACTCATGGAGCACCGCGACCATCCTACCGCATCGGAAGTATTCGATCGCGTCCAGGTGCGCGCACCCGGCACCTCGCTAGCCACAGTCTACAACTGCCTCGAAGCACTTGTAGAACACGGCGCGGTGAAACAGGTGAATTTCGAGCGTGAGTCATCCCGCTACTGCCCGAACCTGACGGAACACGGGCATTTCTATGATGACGCCACCGGCCGCATCCACGACATCCAGTTCAAGAAGGGAGTCAACCTCGCCGATTTTCTGGATCTCCCGGAGAACGCCACCATCACGAATCTGGATATCACCCTCCACGGCACCATTTCAAAGAAATAA
- the hpt gene encoding hypoxanthine phosphoribosyltransferase — protein MHKSIDKVLITEEAIRERLDTVAKQVMEDFQAEELVVVALLKGALVFAADMCRRMPVPLIIETVNVASYHGGTESSGKVKFLDAGMPDVGGKKVLVMDDILDTGLTMDAVIRELLEAGAEEIRSCVLLSKRKQRSVECEADYVAFEIDDEFVVGYGLDYQGLYRNLPYVGVLKV, from the coding sequence ATGCACAAGAGCATCGACAAGGTTTTGATTACTGAGGAGGCTATCCGTGAGCGTCTGGATACTGTGGCCAAGCAGGTGATGGAGGATTTTCAGGCGGAGGAACTCGTGGTGGTGGCCTTGCTCAAGGGGGCCTTGGTGTTCGCCGCAGATATGTGCCGCAGGATGCCGGTTCCCTTGATCATCGAGACCGTGAATGTGGCCAGCTACCACGGCGGTACAGAGAGCTCGGGTAAGGTGAAGTTTCTGGATGCTGGGATGCCTGACGTCGGCGGGAAGAAAGTGTTGGTGATGGATGATATCCTGGACACGGGTTTGACCATGGATGCGGTGATTCGGGAGCTGCTAGAGGCGGGGGCCGAGGAGATTCGCAGCTGTGTGCTGCTGAGCAAACGCAAGCAAAGATCCGTGGAGTGCGAGGCCGACTACGTGGCTTTTGAAATCGATGACGAGTTTGTGGTTGGCTATGGCCTTGATTACCAAGGACTCTATCGGAACCTCCCCTATGTAGGGGTTTTGAAGGTGTAA
- a CDS encoding PepSY-associated TM helix domain-containing protein, translating into MKVKTIWKIHSILGLLAGVPLLLIALTGSILVFRTEIDALWDPAKNKLDVPASAERLPYDQLTATARESYPNQIVAGWALPRKHDCADYVFLMDPHDEEHWTMGRIDPYSGKVLAPSTEFTDTFTGWVLEFHYTFLADHVGLVVIGLIGVMLCLLGVSGFFIYRKFWKSFFKMKWKTSLRLFSGNLHKRIGIVTAPFFLILGFTGAFWNIQHILGHLNEEHEEEHAHLERTPVLEVSLDEMIAKSKQEIEGFKEMYISLPHHPGDDPIYFYGYSETRSPMHSDYSCVTVFNAKTGELQSATDIRDTPAYLQAYDAFRPLHYGNFGGIPVKIIWCVLGLSPAILALSGTYIGLSRLRQKRKS; encoded by the coding sequence ATGAAGGTCAAAACCATCTGGAAGATACACTCCATCCTAGGGCTGCTTGCAGGCGTCCCGCTGCTGCTCATCGCCCTAACAGGATCCATCCTCGTATTTAGAACTGAAATCGACGCACTGTGGGATCCCGCCAAGAACAAGCTCGATGTGCCAGCTTCTGCCGAGCGCCTGCCGTACGACCAACTCACCGCTACAGCCCGCGAATCCTACCCGAATCAAATCGTCGCAGGCTGGGCGCTTCCTCGGAAGCACGACTGCGCGGACTATGTCTTTCTGATGGACCCGCACGACGAGGAACACTGGACCATGGGTCGTATCGATCCATACAGTGGCAAGGTTCTGGCCCCCTCCACAGAATTCACCGACACCTTCACGGGATGGGTGCTAGAGTTTCACTACACCTTCCTAGCTGACCATGTCGGTCTCGTTGTCATCGGGCTCATCGGCGTGATGCTCTGCCTGTTAGGAGTCAGTGGCTTCTTCATCTACCGCAAGTTCTGGAAAAGCTTTTTCAAGATGAAATGGAAGACCTCCCTGCGTCTCTTCTCCGGCAACCTCCACAAGCGTATCGGCATCGTCACCGCACCCTTCTTCCTGATTCTCGGCTTCACTGGCGCCTTCTGGAACATCCAGCACATCCTCGGCCACCTCAATGAAGAACACGAGGAAGAGCACGCTCATCTGGAGCGCACTCCGGTGCTAGAAGTGTCGCTCGATGAGATGATCGCCAAAAGCAAACAGGAGATAGAAGGATTCAAAGAAATGTACATCTCCCTGCCCCACCACCCGGGCGATGACCCTATCTACTTCTACGGCTACTCGGAGACCCGCTCACCGATGCACTCTGACTACTCTTGCGTGACCGTTTTTAATGCCAAGACTGGCGAACTGCAAAGCGCGACAGACATCCGCGACACCCCAGCCTACCTGCAGGCCTACGATGCCTTCCGTCCGCTGCACTACGGAAATTTCGGTGGCATTCCAGTGAAAATCATCTGGTGTGTACTCGGCCTTTCCCCTGCCATTCTGGCCCTCTCTGGCACCTACATCGGCCTATCCAGACTGAGGCAGAAGAGGAAGAGTTAA